In Armatimonadota bacterium, the genomic stretch CTCGAGAGTGGAACATCTGGCGAATGATCGACACGATGGTGCTGGGCGATGTTCCGGAGTCGTTGAAGCAGCTCAAGATCATCCTTTCCAACAAAGGCAAGGTCGAGGATGTTGCGTTTGGGCAGCTCTTTCCTCTCATTTCTCGCCAGCTTCGGCTCCTCTATCAAGGGCGGCTTTGCTTGGACGCCGGAGTCACGCCAGATCGGCCAGGCGAGCTAGTGAACACCTTCCCGAACAAGCCAAATATCACCAGCATCTCGGATTATCAGCGCAATTCGGTGATGCGATCTGCGAGGAACTTGAACCTGAGTCAGATTGGACAGGCTATGCAACACCTCTCCGAGGCGGACTCGCGGCTTAAGGGTATGGGTGCATCTTTTAGCGGAATGGATACGATCGAACGACTTGTTTTTGATTTAGCCAGCACACTTAACCCAAAAAGGGCATAGAATAGAGGAAGCGATGTCAGAGCATATCGAGGGCAATTCGGGAGACGATTTAACTAGCCCTCCGCAGTTTTTTGCGGAGCAGGTCTTCGATCAACCGGAGATTGTTGACATCACCGAGCCGATTGAAGTGCAGATCGAGGGTCTCTATGAAACCGAGATCAATCGCTCGCCACATCAGTACATCGTTCTAACCGATGGAGAGATTCGACTCCCGATCAGCATTGGGACTCCGGAAGCGAAGGCAATCCTTGATGCGCTTGAACTCGAAGTCCCTGATCGACCAATGACCCACGACTTGCTCCGCAACGTGATCGACCGCCTTGGGGCGACGGTGGAACGAGTGGTCATCGATGACCTGTGGCGTGAGGTCTACTACGCCAAGATCTACCTTTTACGTGGCCTCGAAGAGTTCATGATTGATGCTCGGCCGTCCGACGCGATTGCCGTCGCGACTCGCTTTGCGGCACCGATATTTGTTCAGTCAAAGATTTTAGAAGTCGCCGGAAAGGAAGGCTAGTCGGTAGCATATCGGCATGAATTCCGCCGAACGTGCCGCATTCTTGCGAAGTGAGCTCGAAGAGCACAACTATCGCTATTACGTGCTTGATTCGCCTTCGATTTCTGATACGCAATACGACCTTCTGTTTCGTGAGTTGGTCGATCTCGAGGCAGTCGATCCTGTTCTTCGGACGACGGATTCGCATACCCAGCGCGTGGGAGTAGCGCCGCTGGCCAGCTTCATACAGCATCGTCATGCGGTGCCGATGCTCAGTTTGGATAACGCATTCTCGGCCGACGAGCTGAGAGCTTGGGACGAGAAAAATGTCAAAGTCGCGGGGCGAGCGATCTCGTATCTGTGTGAGCTTAAGTTCGACGGAGCATCATTGTCGTTGACCTACGAAGACGGTTTACTGGTCATCGCGACCACTCGCGGTGACGGAGTCACTGGCGAAAATGTCACTACAAACGCCAGAACCATTCGCGGGGTTGCCCTCCGGCTTCGGGGACAGGCTTCCGGACGCATTGAAGTTCGGGGTGAAGTTGTCATGCTGAAGTCCGTTTTTGCCGAACTCAACGAGGCCAAGCGGAGCCGGGGCGAGCAGCTTTTCGTCAATCCGCGTAATGCCGCCTCCGGCGGGCTGCGACAGCTGGACAGCCGGCTCACTGCCGAACGAAAGCTGAACTTTTTTGCGTACGGCATCGGCTTGGCCGATGGTGTCGCGCTTCCTGATTCCCAGTTCAGTACGCTTAAGACGGTCAAGTCCTGGGGGTTTCCAACTCGATCCGAGACATCTCTTTGTGGTTCGATCGAAGATGTGATTCGCTTCATTGAGCGCATTGGACTTCAGCGCCCGTCGTTGCCTTTTGGCATCGACGGAGTGGTGATCAAGGTCGATGATCGTCAGATTCAGCAGGACCTTGGGTTCACGGCTCGCGGTCCCCGCTGGGCCATAGCTTACAAGTTCCCCGCGGAGCAGGCATTTACGAAGCTCAACCAGATTTCGCTTCAAGTCGGGCGGACTGGGAACGTGACTCCGGTGGCGGAGCTTGAACCAGTTTTTGTTGGGGGTGTGACGGTTTCCCGAGCGACCCTGCATAACTACGATGACCTCGCCCGACGTGGAGTTCGCGAGGGGGATTGGGTGATTGTCCAGCGTGCTGGCGACGTTATCCCAGAAGTCGTCGGCCCCGACCTTTCCCGACGGCCGCAGAATTCCGTCGAACCTAAGCCGCCGACTCGTTGCCCCGTTTGCGAAACGCCGCTTGTGCGACCTGAAGGGATGGTCTTCTTGAAGTGTCCGAATTCCAAAGGCTGTCCGGCGCAGATTCGCACTTCGTTAGCGCACTTTGTAGGTCGCAAAATGATGGACATCGATGGCCTTGGCGAGAAGCAAATCGAGCGGTTCCTCGAACTGGGTTATCTGACCGACGTTGCTTCGATCTATCGTCTTCATTCGCATCGAGCCGAGCTGATCGAGCTTGACCGAATGGGTGAGCAGTCGGTAGACAACTTGCTCTCAGCCATTGAAGCATCCAAAACTCGCCCCCTGCCAAAGCTGATTTTTGCGCTCGGAATCCCAGAGGTCGGTGAGCGCGGCGGGCAGGACCTTGCGCGGGCTTTTGGCACCCTTGAGGCTCTTCGCCGGGCTCACTACGATGATTTGGTTAGCATCGATGGGTTCGGTCCCAAGACAGCATCTCAAGTCGAACTATGGTTCGACGATGAGGACAACCAGCAGCTCATCGACGATTTGCTCGCGGCAGGAGTCAGCCCGGTGGAAGCGGAGGCTCCGACCGGCGACCAGTTTGCCGGAATGACGTTTGTTTTCACCGGAAAACTTGAAAAATTCACTCGCGAGGATGCCGAGGCAACTGTGATGAAGCTCGGTGGTAAGGCATCCGGGTCGGTTTCGGCGAAAACGAACTACGTGGTCGCCGGACCAGGGGCGGGGTCGAAGCTCGCGAAGGCGGAACAGCTTGGGATCACGGTTTTGACTGAGGATGAGTATTTGACGATGCTCCCCTCAGCAAAGCCAGAATCTCATCCCTAGCCGACATGCAAAACTTCCAAATCACGGTTACCGACGGTCGCCTTGACCTAGATCGAATCGCGCGAAGCGGCCAGATGTTTCGTTGGCTTCCTAACGGTGACGGTTGGGCGATTTATGATGGTGATCACGTA encodes the following:
- a CDS encoding bifunctional nuclease family protein produces the protein MSEHIEGNSGDDLTSPPQFFAEQVFDQPEIVDITEPIEVQIEGLYETEINRSPHQYIVLTDGEIRLPISIGTPEAKAILDALELEVPDRPMTHDLLRNVIDRLGATVERVVIDDLWREVYYAKIYLLRGLEEFMIDARPSDAIAVATRFAAPIFVQSKILEVAGKEG
- the ligA gene encoding NAD-dependent DNA ligase LigA, which produces MNSAERAAFLRSELEEHNYRYYVLDSPSISDTQYDLLFRELVDLEAVDPVLRTTDSHTQRVGVAPLASFIQHRHAVPMLSLDNAFSADELRAWDEKNVKVAGRAISYLCELKFDGASLSLTYEDGLLVIATTRGDGVTGENVTTNARTIRGVALRLRGQASGRIEVRGEVVMLKSVFAELNEAKRSRGEQLFVNPRNAASGGLRQLDSRLTAERKLNFFAYGIGLADGVALPDSQFSTLKTVKSWGFPTRSETSLCGSIEDVIRFIERIGLQRPSLPFGIDGVVIKVDDRQIQQDLGFTARGPRWAIAYKFPAEQAFTKLNQISLQVGRTGNVTPVAELEPVFVGGVTVSRATLHNYDDLARRGVREGDWVIVQRAGDVIPEVVGPDLSRRPQNSVEPKPPTRCPVCETPLVRPEGMVFLKCPNSKGCPAQIRTSLAHFVGRKMMDIDGLGEKQIERFLELGYLTDVASIYRLHSHRAELIELDRMGEQSVDNLLSAIEASKTRPLPKLIFALGIPEVGERGGQDLARAFGTLEALRRAHYDDLVSIDGFGPKTASQVELWFDDEDNQQLIDDLLAAGVSPVEAEAPTGDQFAGMTFVFTGKLEKFTREDAEATVMKLGGKASGSVSAKTNYVVAGPGAGSKLAKAEQLGITVLTEDEYLTMLPSAKPESHP